In a single window of the Fusarium falciforme chromosome 3, complete sequence genome:
- a CDS encoding MFS domain-containing protein, producing MSPTTSLKNDSTSGERPAVAFVESTSWLAKVHPYFKDPSHVLVLKLDVLLLVWAFIAGLFKDMDQSATTAAYVSGMKEDLSLFGNELVEFTTYFSIGYAIFIVPSQLIQTRVRPSLFLPVCEIIWGLFTLFTYKAGNAKTIFALRFFLGVFESTSWPGIVNLIFNWYRPEELGKRLAIFGVSGVAGNMFLGIVQAALYKNLNGHLGLAGWQWLFIVSGAMTIFWGLVGLVIIPDSPAITRALYLTEEERELSRQRMSDSGTKTSKLIPFKTLVQKLKLLVKSPLSYLFLAAYLQFAWSQRANAYFLLFLKGLTKADGTPRYSVYTVNLIPLGGYAISIVCNIGLNALSDWKAWRWQVSVGAATLQLVATSVLSGWPNSWQTIMAFYFLTFATAAWGYALIAWLAEILRKEPEVRSILVAMAVTLVYVGHATIPLRAWRVADSPKYPIGFPLAAAFSIGSIVAIMGMWFYVRKYPEIEDWGLDREAGKDRAVEEIASGGEDQKEPAERTARV from the exons ATGTCACCGACCACCAGTCTCAAGAATGACTCGACGTCTGGTGAGCGACCAGCTGTCGCCTTTGTCGAGTCGACATCATGGCTCGCCAAGGTGCATCCTTACTTTAAGGATCCCTCCCATGTGTTGGTTTTGAAGCTTGACGTTTTACTCCTCGTTTGGGCATTCATTGCCGGACTATTCAAG GACATGGATCAATCCGCCACAACCGCAGCCTACGTCTCGGGCATGAAAGAAGATCTCTCCCTCTTCGGCAACGAGCTCGTCGAGTTCACCACCTACTTCTCCATCGGCtacgccatcttcatcgtgcCCTCCCAGCTGATCCAGACCCGCGTCCGCCCCTCGCTCTTCCTCCCCGTGTGCGAGATCATCTGGGGTTTGTTCACCCTCTTCACCTACAAGGCCGGCAACGCAAAGACTATCTTTGCGCTgcgcttcttcctcggcgtGTTTGAGTCGACGTCTTGGCCTGGCATCGTAAACTTGATTTTCAACTG GTATCGCCccgaggagcttggcaagcGCTTGGCAATCTTTGGTGTCAGCGGTGTCGCTGGAAACATGTTTCTCGGCATCGTTCAAGCAGCTCTGTACAAGAACCTCAACGGCCACCTCGGCCTTGCAGGCTGGCAGTggctcttcatcgtctccgGAGCCATGACCATCTTCTGGGGCCTCGTCggtctcgtcatcatccccgACTCGCCAGCCATCACCCGAGCGCTGTACCTGactgaagaagagagggagcTGTCTCGACAGCGGATGAGCGATAGTGGAACAAAGACGTCCAAGCTGATCCCATTCAAGACATTGGTTCAAAAGTTGAAGCTGCTTGTCAAGAGCCCGCTCTCATATCTCTTTCTTGCCGCGTATCTTCAGTTTGCCTGGAGTCAGCGCGCCAACGCATATTTCCTGCTCTTCCTCAAGGGCCTCACCAAGGCGGACGGAACCCCACGATACTCGGTTTACACGGTCAACCTGATTCCCTTGGGCGGATACGCCATCAGCATCGTCTGCAATATCGGCCTCAATGCCCTGAGTGATTGGAaggcttggcgatggcaggTCAGTGTCGGCGCTGCGACTCTTCAACTCGTTGCAACTTCGGTCTTGTCAGGCTGGCCCAACTCATGGCAGACCATTATGGCCTTTTACTTCTTGACCTTTGCAACGGCCGCCTGGGGCTATGCGCTCATTGCCTGGCTCGCAGAGATCCTCCGCAAGGAGCCCGAAGTCCGGTCCATCCTCGTCGCCATGGCCGTCACGCTCGTCTACGTTGGCCACGCCACAATTCCGCTCCGTGCCTGGAGAGTCGCTGACTCCCCCAAATACCCCATCGGCTTCCCTCTGGCTGCGGCCTTCAGCATTGGAAGCATTGTTGCCATCATGGGAATGTGGTTCTATGTGCGAAAGTACCCTGAGATCGAGGACTGGGGTCTGGATAGAGAGGCTGGTAAGGATAGGGCTGTTGAGGAGATTGCTTCCGGTGGTGAGGACCAGAAGGAGCCTGCGGAGAGGACTGCTCGAGTTTGA
- a CDS encoding GH43-C2 domain-containing protein, translated as MDQHSPPRGFTNPILPGWNPDPSCIFVPEWDNTFFCVTSSFMIFPGLPLYSSKDLVNWKLGCNIVNRRGQIPEIGLHDAQDNGIFAPTIRYHDERFYVIVEYVTIGDAEASFGLIFSSSDPFDPDSWTDPIVFRQPQLILDPDIFWDDDDRVLVQAASFRQEIVQFEIDLGTGATGPEKTLWKGTGGIAPEGPHLYKKDGWYYLLIAEGGTDLPHCVTIARSRSPSGPFEGFADNPILTNRNTSEYFQTIGHADFFRDGDGNWWGVALATRSGPEYVNYPMGRETVLFPVSWAENDWPRPEPVRGRMNTLYLPKSDPGIIGYRQLVDEGDELDFSVGSNLPLHFVHWRFPPEGSVTISPPGHVKSLRLVSSQQSLAGKFKDGQGLTFVGRRQTSTLFNFSIELQSPLILYENEEVGVTVFLTELQHASIGVTWVRSEHSVLRPHLRFRQTGSCSDDDLTPLPDSSSGRIKLSIKAENALEYTFSVIILDENGQDRGFYMSRTALTSTTSGGAGRWGGSLLGVYATANGGLDKSEVHVSRWMYENLGQMISSTEVIRPSRDG; from the exons ATGGACCAGCATTCACCACCTCGGGGTTTCACCAACCCAATCCTCCCGGGTTGGAATCCAGACCCCAGCTGCATTTTTGTTCCAGAGTGGGACAACACCTTCTTTTGCGTGACTTCATCCTTCATGATATTCCCTGGCCTTCCTCTATATTCAAGCAAGGACCTTGTCAACTGGAAGCTCGGCTGCAACATCGTGAACCGCCGCGGACAGATTCCTGAGATTGGTTTACATGATGCACAGGACAATGGCATATTCGCTCCCACCATACGCTATCATGACGAGAGGTTCTATGTGATTGTCGAATACGTCACAATCGGAGATGCTGAAGCTTCTTTTGGCCTTATCTTTTCCTCGTCAGATCCATTCGACCCAGATTCTTGGACTGATCCCATCGTTTTTCGACAGCCTCAGTTAATCCTCGACCCTGATATCTtctgggatgatgatgaccgaGTCCTCGTCCAAGCGGCATCATTTCGTCAAGAAATCGTCCAGTTCGAAATAGACCTCGGCACCGGAGCAACAGGACCTGAAAAGACCCTCTGGAAGGGTACTGGAGGGATAGCGCCAGAAGGTCCGCACCTGTACAAGAAAGACGGCTGGTATTATCTTCTCATCGCCGAGGGCGGTACAGACCTGCCTCACTGCGTCACCATCGCTCGATCGCGAAGCCCGAGTGGACCGTTTGAGGGTTTTGCAGACAACCCCATACTCACGAACCGCAACACGAGCGAGTACTTCCAGACGATTGGCCATGCCGACTTTTTTCGGGACGGAGATGGGAACTGGTGGGGGGTGGCATTGGCGACACGTTCGGGACCTGAGTATGTGAATTACCCCATGGGCCGAGAGACTGTCTTGTTCCCTGTGTCCTGGGCAGAGAATGACTGGCCTCGACCGGAGCCAGTAAGAGGACGAATGAATACTTTGTACCTACCCAAGAGCGATCCTGGAATTATTGGGTACAGGCAATTAGTCGACGAGGGAGACGAGCTGGACTTTTCCGTAGGCTCGAACCTCCCATTGCACTTTGTCCACTGGCGATTTCCCCCTGAAGGATCCGTCACAATCTCACCACCTGGTCACGTCAAAAGCCTTCGCCTTGTATCCTCTCAGCAATCCTTGGCAGGAAAATTCAAGGACGGCCAAGGCTTGACGTTTGTAGGTCGTCGACAAACATCAACCCTATTCAACTTCAGCATCGAGCTCCAGTCACCGCTTATTCTCTACGAGAACGAAGAAGTAGGCGTGACCGTGTTCCTCACGGAGCTACAGCACGCAAGCATTGGTGTCACCTGGGTGAGAAGCGAACACTCTGTGCTGCGCCCTCATCTTCGGTTCCGCCAGACCGGATCATGCTCCGACGACGACTTGACTCCTCTTCCGGATAGCTCGTCTGGTCGAATCAAACTCAGCATCAAGGCGGAGAACGCGCTCGAATACACATTTTCAGTGATAATATTGGACGAAAATGGCCAGGATCGAGGCTTCTACATGTCCAGAACCGCCCTAACTTCCACCACGAGCGGAGGCGCGGGGCGATGGGGAG GCTCGCTTCTGGGAGTATATGCCACGGCTAATGGTGGCTTGGACAAGAGTGAGGTGCATGTGAGCCGCTGGATGTATGAAAATCTGGGACAAATGATTAGCAGCACAGAAGTGATCCGTCCTTCTAGGGATGGGTAG
- a CDS encoding N-acetyltransferase domain-containing protein, whose protein sequence is MLIRNATREDIPAAGAAAAAAYIDDEQDAFMFPGRKKHPQRYLKTKESIVRHGMNDSTATVIVAVLEEGDEGWSGKPDIVGFCIWFREDGEEEGEKAKGVEKKALLSRIKTFIFGSEVFQYASDLIDPLVSAQNASIMARTCRLPSSNLYFCSKIDNLPQYGIMDIAVHPDFQGHGIARRLVEWGINKAKEEAIPIELSATPAGSGLYAKLGFKKVGVWRWRPGMEGSDGKGGWDIMRWQPEQ, encoded by the exons ATGCTCATTCGCAACGCTACAAGGGAAGACATTCCCGCCGCAGGGGCCGCTGCAGCAGCGGCATACATCGATGATGAACAGGATGCCTTCATGTTCCCCGGCCGCAAGAAGCACCCTCAGCGATATCTCAAAACAAAAGAGAGCATTGTTCGCCATGGCATGAATGACTCCACAGCAACGGTGATTGTTGCTGTACTCGAAGAGGGAGATGAGGGCTGGAGTGGAAAGCCTGATATTGTTGGCTTTTGCATCTGGTTTCGCGAagatggcgaggaggagggtgaaaaggccaagggtgttgagaagaaggctttACTATCGA GGATAAAAACTTTCATCTTTGGCTCTGAAGTTTTTCAGTACGCATCCGACCTGATAGATCCACTGGTATCAGCTCAGAAtgcctccatcatggctcggACATGTCGCCTCCCCTCCTCTAACCTCTACTTTTGCTCCAAAATCGACAACTTGCCTCAGTACGGCATCATGGATATTGCTGTGCACCCCGACTTTCAGGGTCACGGCATCGCGAGGAGGCTCGTTGAGTGGGGTATTAATAAGGCAAAGGAGGAGGCTATTCCCATCGAGCTCTCTGCGACGCCTGCGGGATCGGGATTATACGCTAAGCTGGGTTTCAAAAAGGTTGGcgtttggagatggaggccgGGTATGGAAGGTAGTGATGGTAAGGGTGGATGGGATATCATGAGGTGGCAGCCAGAACAGTGA
- a CDS encoding Dolichol-phosphate mannosyltransferase subunit 3, whose amino-acid sequence MTRAQQTISLALLVSSLYLALFLELIPLPPLIQEQIVPVLPFWALVSFGAFLLFRLGWGILTFNDVPEAHKELMAEIDQAKTELRKMGVTVD is encoded by the exons ATGACTCGCGCCCAGCAGACCATCTCtctcgccctcctcgtctCCTCC CTCTACCTCGCCCTCTTTCTCGAACtcatccccctcccccctctgATCCAGGAGCAGATCGTCCCCGTC CTCCCCTTCTGGGCGCTCGTCTCCTTCGGCgcattcctcctcttccgccTCGGCTGGGGCATCCTCACCTTCAACGACGTGCCGGAAGCCCACAAGGAGCTCATGGCCGAGATTGACCAGGCCAAGACCGAATTGCGAAAGATGGGTGTCACTGTCGACTAA
- a CDS encoding Oxidoreductase-like domain-containing protein codes for MSIRARLAPRLRPLFSVTISRTFASTVPRQTAEEWPQRSPLGPYYEQILNNPSLIPQEKPEDPPNTADPEVLPPEKKQPADSTTAAAAQPQTPEERVKIIFGSRLLGPIEQADRLAARKAQSTLIAGVLVPPKPEEPDNCCMSGCVNCVWDRFRDEMEEWSLKNNEAQAALQKVEGSMDSDGGGSESNWTAPAPAVGDTKIAKDFWDERLYESVPVGIREFMKQEKRLKERHAREGTVGG; via the coding sequence ATGTCGATTCGCGCCCGGTTAGCGCCGAGGTTACGCCCTCTCTTCTCCGTGACGATATCACGAACGTTCGCAAGTACAGTACCGAGACAGACCGCAGAAGAATGGCCGCAGAGATCCCCACTAGGCCCATACTACGAGCAAATACTCAACAACCCCTCTTTGATACCCCAAGAGAAGCCAGAAGATCCTCCAAACACCGCAGACCCCGAGGTCCTCCCGCCCGAGAAGAAGCAACCAGCCgactcaacaacagcagcagcagctcagcCGCAGACGCCAGAGGAGCGCGTCAAGATCATATTTGGCTCTCGGCTGCTTGGACCTATCGAGCAGGCCGACCGCCTCGCCGCGCGAAAGGCGCAATCGACATTGATAGCCGGCGTCCTCGTGCCCCCCAAGCCAGAGGAGCCGGACAACTGCTGCATGAGCGGCTGCGTCAACTGCGTATGGGACCGGTTCCgcgacgagatggaggagtGGTCACTCAAAAACAACGAGGCGCAGGCGGCTCTGCAAAAGGTTGAGGGGTCGATGGACTCGGACGGTGGCGGGTCAGAGAGCAACTGGACCGCACCAGCGCCGGCCGTCGGCGACACCAAGATCGCAAAGGACTTTTGGGACGAGAGGCTGTACGAGAGCGTGCCGGTTGGCATCAGAGAGTTTATGAAGCAGGAGAAGCGACTCAAGGAGAGACATGCTAGAGAGGGCACGGTGGGTGGTTAG